A single region of the Penaeus vannamei isolate JL-2024 chromosome 23, ASM4276789v1, whole genome shotgun sequence genome encodes:
- the LOC113826122 gene encoding arrestin homolog, with translation MVNAVKVFKKTAPNGKVTAYLSRRDFVDHVTHTSPVDGVVVVDHDYLRGRRVFARVAVTYRYGREEDEVMGLHFSKELELVNTEVAPNAGQIQTNDVQDRLIKKLGANAYPISVNLPENAPCSVTLDNGDESSSHPMGVIYDLKLYVADRKEERPHKRNSVSFAVRKVQYANPEISNRQPQTLVSKTFTLSPGKLSLEVSLDHELYFHGQPVEPRLSINNGSKKTVKNIKAQVVQHVEVTMTNNQFSRVVASLESREGCPITPGSNLTKALTLNPVASVNKRRFGIALDGQIKDQDANLASSTVVAAGKNVNDALGVIVSYSVRVKLNCGAIGGELTADLPFKLMHPDPSTSKATIRKMQSTDNFEFEDFARLRRGQSVADD, from the exons GTAAAGTCACCGCGTATCTAAGTCGGCGGGACTTTGTGGACCACGTTACCCACACCTCCCCCGTGGACGGTGTGGTTGTCGTGGACCATGACTACCTGCGTGGAAGGAGGGTCTTCGCGCGCGTGGCGGTCACCTACCGCTACGGCCGCGAGGAGGATGAGGTCATGGGACTTCACTTCAGCAAGGAGCTCGAGCTCGTCAACACCGAGGTCGCCCCGAACGCTGGTCAGATCCAGACGAATGATGTCCAAGACCGACTCATCAAGAAACTAGGCGCCAATGCCTACCCCATCAGCGTCAACCTTCCGGAGAACGCCCCCTGCTCCGTCACTCTGGACAACGGGGATGAGTCATCT AGCCATCCTATGGGTGTGATCTACGACCTCAAGCTGTACGTGGCTGACCGCAAGGAGGAGCGTCCTCACAAGCGGAACTCCGTCAGCTTCGCCGTCCGCAAGGTGCAGTACGCCAACCCGGAGATCAGCAACCGCCAGCCCCAGACGCTGGTGAGCAAAACCTTCACGCTCTCCCCTGGGAAGCTGAGCCTCGAGGTGAGCCTCGATCATGAGCTCTATTTCCACGGCCAACCTGTTGAGCCTCGTCTGTCGATCAACAATGGCTCGAAGAAGACTGTAAAGAACATCAAGGCTCAGGTCGTGCAACACGTGGAAGTGACCATGACCAACAACCAGTTCAGTCGGGTCGTGGCCTCGCTCGAGTCCCGCGAAGGATGCCCCATCACCCCGGGATCCAACCTCACCAAggccctcaccctcaaccctgtTGCCTCCGTGAACAAGCGGCGCTTCGGCATCGCCCTCGACGGCCAAATCAAGGACCAGGACGCCAACTTGGCGTCCTCCACTGTGGTTGCCGCCGGTAAGAACGTCAACGACGCCCTTGGAGTGATTGTCTCCTACTCCGTCCGTGTGAAGCTGAACTGCGGCGCCATTGGCGGTGAACTGACTGCCGACCTTCCCTTCAAGCTGATGCACCCCGACCCCTCGACCAGCAAGGCAACCATACGCAAGATGCAGTCCACTGACAATTTCGAATTCGAGGACTTCGCTCGCCTTCGTCGCGGCCAGTCCGTCGCCGATGATTAA